One Phycisphaerae bacterium RAS2 DNA window includes the following coding sequences:
- the cynT gene encoding Carbonic anhydrase 1 encodes MEKIIQGVRHFHDKVFPAKKALFRKLAKQQRPRALFIACSDSRVHPNLITQTDPGELFIMRNPGNMVPAYHAGDDSESATIEFAVAKLDVIDIIVCGHSDCGAMNALMQPSPPSALPAVASWLRHAEGTRRVVSTNYGRLPLKKQVQLAIERNVLIQLNNLRTHPSVAAKLAAGNLRLHAWTYDIATGDVASYDCVSNQFHSLTQRGRAGKAAKRSRRGR; translated from the coding sequence ATGGAAAAGATCATTCAAGGCGTCCGTCATTTTCATGACAAAGTGTTCCCGGCCAAGAAGGCCCTGTTTCGAAAGCTCGCCAAGCAGCAACGCCCGCGCGCGCTCTTCATCGCATGCAGCGACTCGCGCGTGCATCCAAACTTGATCACGCAGACCGATCCCGGCGAGCTGTTCATCATGCGAAATCCCGGCAACATGGTGCCGGCGTATCACGCCGGGGACGACAGCGAATCGGCCACCATCGAGTTCGCAGTCGCCAAGCTCGACGTCATCGACATCATTGTCTGCGGCCATTCCGACTGCGGCGCGATGAACGCCCTGATGCAGCCATCGCCGCCGAGCGCCTTGCCGGCGGTCGCTTCGTGGCTGCGTCATGCCGAGGGAACGCGGCGCGTCGTATCCACCAATTACGGTCGCCTGCCGCTCAAGAAGCAGGTCCAGCTTGCCATCGAGCGCAACGTGCTTATTCAATTGAACAATCTTCGCACACATCCGTCGGTCGCCGCAAAACTGGCGGCGGGCAATCTTCGACTTCATGCGTGGACCTATGACATCGCGACGGGAGACGTCGCCTCCTACGACTGTGTTTCCAATCAGTTTCATTCCCTCACGCAGCGCGGCCGGGCGGGCAAGGCTGCGAAGCGCTCACGGAGGGGAAGATGA
- the tsaB gene encoding tRNA threonylcarbamoyladenosine biosynthesis protein TsaB produces the protein MSPPRILAIETSGRRGSIALALGEKLVAESPFAADAEHARELLPTADSLIRRAGGDFFDDARQVPRLDQCYVSIGPGSFTGLRVAVTFARHLALAIGVKVVAVPTLDVIAENALSQSSPPDRLAVVLDAKRKQVFGALYKLRAGRYERQQGPLLAAPAELLVGERWSVIGEGVAYHREAIDAAGAVTLDESLCWPRAAMVHRIGCSLAQAGKFTAAQELVPVYVRRPEAEELWEKRQASRDGPTI, from the coding sequence ATGTCGCCCCCCCGCATCCTTGCCATCGAAACGAGCGGTCGCCGAGGGTCCATCGCACTCGCGTTGGGCGAAAAGCTTGTCGCCGAATCGCCATTTGCCGCTGACGCCGAACACGCTCGTGAGCTCCTGCCGACGGCTGACTCCTTGATTCGCCGCGCCGGTGGAGATTTCTTCGACGACGCCCGTCAGGTCCCTCGGCTGGATCAGTGTTATGTTTCGATTGGGCCGGGGAGCTTCACCGGTTTGCGCGTGGCGGTCACGTTCGCGCGCCATCTGGCACTGGCGATCGGCGTGAAGGTCGTCGCAGTGCCGACATTGGATGTGATCGCGGAAAACGCCCTGTCACAATCGAGTCCGCCAGATCGCCTTGCCGTCGTGCTGGATGCCAAGCGAAAGCAAGTATTCGGCGCATTGTACAAGCTGCGCGCCGGGCGATATGAGCGGCAACAAGGCCCCCTGCTGGCTGCTCCAGCGGAATTGCTTGTCGGCGAGCGTTGGTCTGTGATCGGAGAGGGTGTTGCCTATCACCGTGAAGCGATTGATGCAGCCGGCGCAGTGACCCTTGATGAATCGCTCTGTTGGCCGCGCGCTGCGATGGTACACCGAATCGGATGCTCCCTGGCGCAAGCGGGCAAGTTCACGGCGGCGCAGGAGCTTGTGCCGGTTTATGTGCGCCGACCCGAGGCGGAGGAATTGTGGGAGAAGCGCCAGGCATCGCGCGACGGACCAACGATTTGA
- the btrV_1 gene encoding Putative anti-sigma factor antagonist BtrV, protein MPASRLVIQDYAGVTVVTFSDSSILDTATITQIGNDLFQLPDVQNKQKVVLDFINVKFLSSHALGILITLNKKLTAIKGTLSICSLRPELMKVFTITSLDKLFKFFPNDAAALKFFGVHVK, encoded by the coding sequence ATGCCCGCATCCCGACTGGTTATCCAAGACTACGCCGGCGTCACCGTCGTCACGTTTTCCGACAGCTCGATTCTCGACACGGCTACCATCACCCAGATCGGCAATGACTTGTTCCAGTTGCCGGACGTTCAGAACAAACAAAAGGTCGTCCTCGATTTCATCAATGTGAAGTTCCTCTCGTCGCACGCGCTGGGCATTCTCATCACATTGAACAAGAAGCTCACAGCGATCAAAGGCACACTCTCGATTTGCAGCCTCCGCCCCGAATTGATGAAGGTCTTCACGATCACGAGTCTCGACAAGCTGTTTAAGTTCTTCCCGAACGACGCGGCTGCACTCAAGTTCTTCGGCGTCCACGTTAAATAG
- the dauA_2 gene encoding C4-dicarboxylic acid transporter DauA: MSATQADTASSSKPANGNAPRFSAANLGRDLLASVVVFLVALPLCMGIAIASGVEPAAGIITGIVGGIIVGLLAGAPLQVSGPAAGLSVMVYEIVQREGPKELSGVAILGTIVLIAGTVQLLAGVLKLGQWFRAVSPAVIRGMLSGIGVLIFASQFHVMVDDAPKGSGLANLISIPEAVWKGIVPMDDSPHHFAARVGALTIIAILLWRLVPKQVRSIPGPLVAVLLATLVTYLSGVKINLVPLPDNLADTIRTPGIAQLKGLLDGQIILAGLAVAFVASAETLLCATAVDRLHTGPRCKYDKELAAQGVGNIICGLLGTLPMTGVIVRSAANIDAGGKTRASAILHGIWLLLFAAALPWVLRMIPTASLAGILVFTGWKLIDIKAIRDLRQYGRSEVWIFLATLGSIVAADLLTGVLVGVGLSVAKLLYMFSHLDVRVDDQFGRNRTEMYLRGAATFMALPKLASALETVRSNTELHVHLERLDYIDHACLDLLMNWEKQHENNGGRLVIDWESLTAKLHRQEQETDEGEPPAPAASRTLEAIAIQRNRENAGVGGH; the protein is encoded by the coding sequence ATGAGCGCCACCCAAGCGGATACCGCTTCCTCCTCCAAGCCGGCGAACGGCAATGCGCCACGGTTTAGCGCCGCCAATCTTGGGCGGGACTTGCTGGCGTCGGTGGTTGTTTTCCTGGTCGCATTGCCGCTTTGCATGGGTATCGCCATCGCGTCAGGCGTAGAGCCCGCGGCCGGCATCATCACCGGCATTGTCGGCGGCATCATCGTCGGCCTGCTCGCCGGTGCGCCCTTGCAAGTGAGCGGCCCCGCTGCAGGCCTAAGCGTGATGGTTTATGAAATCGTGCAGCGAGAAGGCCCCAAGGAGCTTTCCGGCGTAGCGATCCTCGGCACGATTGTGTTGATCGCCGGCACGGTGCAGTTGCTCGCGGGTGTGCTGAAACTCGGCCAATGGTTCCGTGCCGTGTCGCCTGCGGTCATTCGCGGCATGCTTTCGGGCATCGGTGTGCTCATCTTCGCCAGCCAGTTTCACGTCATGGTGGACGACGCTCCCAAAGGGAGCGGCCTCGCCAACTTGATCTCCATTCCGGAAGCCGTTTGGAAGGGCATCGTCCCGATGGATGATTCGCCGCACCATTTTGCGGCGCGCGTCGGGGCGCTCACGATTATCGCGATCCTGCTGTGGAGACTGGTTCCAAAGCAGGTTCGGAGCATTCCTGGCCCGCTCGTCGCCGTCCTGCTGGCGACACTGGTCACGTATCTGTCCGGCGTCAAAATCAACCTCGTTCCGCTTCCGGACAATCTGGCTGATACGATTCGCACTCCGGGCATCGCCCAGTTAAAGGGCTTGCTCGACGGACAGATTATCCTCGCGGGACTTGCCGTTGCCTTCGTCGCGAGCGCGGAAACGCTCCTGTGCGCCACGGCCGTCGATCGACTGCACACCGGCCCGCGATGTAAATACGACAAGGAACTCGCCGCGCAGGGCGTCGGCAACATAATCTGCGGCCTGCTGGGCACGCTTCCCATGACAGGCGTCATTGTTCGCAGCGCCGCCAACATTGACGCGGGCGGCAAGACTCGCGCGTCCGCCATTCTTCATGGCATCTGGCTATTGCTCTTTGCCGCTGCGCTGCCGTGGGTGCTTCGCATGATTCCGACGGCCAGCCTCGCCGGCATTCTTGTTTTCACCGGCTGGAAGCTGATCGACATCAAGGCCATTCGCGACTTGCGCCAGTACGGCCGCAGCGAAGTTTGGATTTTTCTCGCCACGCTCGGCTCGATCGTCGCCGCTGACTTGCTCACGGGCGTGCTGGTCGGAGTGGGCCTTTCTGTCGCGAAACTGCTCTACATGTTTTCGCATCTGGATGTTCGCGTGGACGATCAATTCGGCCGGAATCGCACGGAGATGTATCTGCGCGGCGCGGCCACCTTCATGGCACTGCCCAAGTTGGCGTCAGCGCTGGAAACAGTACGCTCCAACACCGAGTTGCACGTTCATCTCGAACGGCTGGACTACATTGACCACGCTTGTCTCGACCTGCTCATGAACTGGGAGAAGCAGCACGAAAACAACGGCGGGCGCCTGGTGATCGACTGGGAATCGCTCACCGCAAAACTACACCGGCAGGAACAGGAAACCGACGAGGGTGAGCCGCCCGCGCCGGCGGCATCGCGCACGCTGGAGGCGATTGCAATCCAGCGCAACCGTGAGAACGCGGGCGTTGGCGGGCACTAA
- the ltaA gene encoding L-allo-threonine aldolase, with translation MNRFPIDLSSDTQTRPTEGMRRAIASAEVGDEQKREDPSVNRLQEMVAELTGKEAALFLPTGTMCNLIAHAIHCRPGDEIILDSLSHPVHFEGGGPAVHSRAAIRVVDTKAGVFTPEQVEAAIRPDDPHFPRSRLICVENTHNLHGGRVWPIEAIRAVTGCARKHGLMCHLDGARLMNAVIASGTSARSYCEPFDSCWIDLSKGLGCPVGGVLAGTREFIALAWRYKHTFGGAMRQAGILAAAGVYALEHHVQRLAEDHANARKLAEGLAAIRGISVDVPAVETNIVIFDIAATGVARSEFLERLAPHGVRFSGLMQPTRLRGVTHLDVTAAGVDKALTAVQHVIA, from the coding sequence ATGAACCGGTTTCCAATCGACCTGTCCAGCGACACGCAGACCCGGCCCACCGAGGGCATGCGGCGGGCCATTGCCTCGGCGGAAGTGGGTGATGAACAGAAGCGCGAAGACCCGTCGGTGAACCGGCTTCAGGAAATGGTCGCGGAACTGACCGGCAAAGAGGCGGCGCTCTTCCTTCCGACGGGGACGATGTGCAACCTGATCGCGCACGCAATTCATTGTCGGCCGGGCGACGAGATCATCCTTGATTCGCTAAGCCACCCGGTGCATTTCGAAGGCGGCGGGCCGGCGGTCCACAGCCGCGCCGCGATTCGCGTCGTCGACACAAAGGCCGGCGTATTCACACCGGAACAAGTCGAAGCGGCGATTCGGCCGGACGATCCGCATTTTCCACGGTCACGATTGATTTGTGTTGAGAACACGCACAATCTCCACGGCGGGCGGGTGTGGCCGATCGAGGCGATTCGCGCGGTCACCGGCTGCGCGCGCAAGCACGGGCTGATGTGTCACCTTGACGGCGCGCGACTGATGAACGCAGTCATTGCGAGCGGGACGAGCGCTCGGAGCTACTGCGAGCCATTTGACTCATGTTGGATTGACTTGTCGAAGGGTCTTGGCTGTCCTGTCGGCGGTGTGCTGGCGGGAACGCGCGAGTTCATCGCCCTGGCATGGCGATACAAACACACTTTCGGCGGCGCGATGCGTCAGGCCGGAATTCTCGCGGCGGCGGGCGTGTATGCGCTGGAGCACCATGTTCAGCGGCTGGCGGAGGATCATGCCAACGCAAGAAAGCTGGCGGAGGGGCTGGCGGCGATTCGCGGCATCTCGGTGGACGTGCCGGCCGTGGAGACAAATATCGTCATCTTCGACATCGCGGCAACGGGCGTGGCGCGGTCGGAATTCCTCGAACGCCTCGCGCCGCATGGCGTGCGGTTTAGCGGACTCATGCAGCCGACGCGGCTGCGAGGGGTGACGCATTTGGATGTGACGGCCGCGGGGGTCGACAAGGCACTAACAGCGGTACAGCATGTTATTGCCTGA
- the fabF_1 gene encoding 3-oxoacyl-[acyl-carrier-protein] synthase 2: MSAGGRRNRSDKRVVITGMGWITPLGHDIETAWARILKGDSGIAPTTIFDASTFPTQFSSEVKNFDLKKFLGADYEHHKSVSRQAGFAMAAAKMAWESAGLHATQSLDKTQIGVYLGGGEGPMDFDNFTAAAVEGWDYAKTDLDAQRWADVAYKRLSEIVEAEQDPNMAAGHIAQYFGVEGPNFNTLTACAASTQAIGEATNLIRRGDAKIMISGGCHSMIHPFGVTGFNRLTALSTRNDSCISASRPFDRTRDGFVLGEGAGMLILEELEHAKARRAHIFCEIVGFGSTADAFRITDIHEDGRGGIAAMRAAMADAGLGLTDIHYISAHGTGTSENDKIETLAIKGVFGEHAKNVPVSSVKSMLGHLIAAAGACELITCVLAIRDQVLPPTMNYETPDPECDLDYVPNAPRKTTVRTCLSNSFGFGGQNDTLAVSAYEG, encoded by the coding sequence ATGAGCGCGGGCGGCAGACGAAATCGTTCGGATAAGCGCGTGGTCATCACCGGCATGGGCTGGATCACGCCGCTCGGGCACGACATTGAAACCGCCTGGGCACGGATACTGAAAGGCGATAGCGGCATCGCGCCGACGACGATCTTCGATGCGTCGACGTTTCCGACGCAGTTCTCGTCGGAAGTGAAGAACTTCGATCTCAAGAAGTTTCTCGGTGCCGACTACGAGCACCACAAGTCCGTCAGTCGGCAGGCGGGCTTTGCCATGGCCGCAGCGAAAATGGCGTGGGAGTCTGCCGGCCTGCACGCGACGCAGTCGCTCGACAAAACGCAGATCGGCGTCTATCTCGGCGGTGGCGAAGGCCCGATGGATTTCGACAATTTCACGGCGGCTGCCGTGGAGGGTTGGGATTACGCGAAAACCGATCTGGACGCCCAGCGTTGGGCCGATGTGGCCTACAAGCGGCTTAGCGAAATCGTCGAAGCCGAGCAGGACCCGAACATGGCCGCGGGGCACATTGCCCAGTACTTCGGCGTGGAAGGTCCGAACTTCAACACATTGACCGCGTGTGCCGCGAGCACCCAGGCGATCGGCGAGGCGACCAACCTCATTCGTCGTGGCGATGCGAAGATCATGATCTCCGGGGGGTGTCACAGCATGATTCACCCGTTCGGCGTCACCGGATTCAACCGCCTGACCGCGCTCTCGACGCGAAACGACTCGTGCATCTCGGCATCGCGCCCGTTTGATCGCACGCGAGATGGTTTTGTTCTCGGTGAAGGCGCGGGCATGCTCATTCTGGAAGAACTGGAGCACGCCAAGGCCCGCAGGGCGCACATCTTCTGCGAAATCGTCGGCTTTGGCTCGACGGCCGATGCGTTTCGCATTACAGACATTCACGAGGACGGCCGAGGCGGCATCGCTGCCATGCGCGCCGCGATGGCGGACGCCGGACTGGGCCTGACCGACATTCATTACATCTCGGCCCACGGCACCGGCACGAGCGAGAATGACAAAATCGAGACACTCGCCATCAAGGGCGTCTTCGGCGAGCATGCAAAGAACGTCCCGGTCAGCAGCGTGAAATCGATGCTCGGGCACCTGATCGCGGCGGCCGGTGCGTGCGAGCTGATTACCTGCGTACTCGCAATTCGGGACCAGGTTCTCCCGCCGACCATGAACTACGAGACGCCCGATCCCGAGTGCGATCTCGATTACGTGCCCAACGCTCCGCGCAAGACGACCGTTCGCACCTGTTTGAGCAACTCTTTCGGCTTCGGCGGGCAGAACGATACCCTGGCGGTCTCGGCCTACGAGGGCTGA
- the metH gene encoding Methionine synthase, with the protein MHSSLDHPLLNLLSQRVVVIDGAMGTSIYAHDLSVDKDYCGCENCPEVLLKTRPDLIESIHADFLRVGVDCVETNTFGANKIVLAEFDMADQTRVLNTTAARIARRACDGFSTPDRPRFVLGSMGPGTKLPTLGHTTFDILEDSYAEQARGLLDGGADAFIIETCQDILQTKAAICGATRAMQEAGRQVPIIAQVTIEVTGTMLVGTEIGAAMTALEAYPQVQVIGLNCATGPQEMSEHVRFLGRHCTRYVSVVPNAGLPQLVDGRTHYALTPHELARWLKEFVVTDGVNLVGGCCGTTPAHLAAVVEAVHGLQPAPRKPLHQPSVSSIYQAVTLRQDNSFLIVGERSNTNGSKKFRDLLLAGDLDGLVDVGREQVKEGAHVLDVCVDYVGRDGVPDMEKLVARYAQDVTVPLMLDSTEWQVLEAGLKRAGGKCIVNSVNLEDGEEKLERVCPLLRKYGAAVVALTIDEDPAEAMAKTADRKIEIAKRLHDLLTNKYGIAEEDILFDCLTFPVTTGTEADRRLALETLDGIERIMTEMPRCGSILGLSNVSFGLSPAARAVLNSVFLHEAMQRGLTAAIVHASKILPRNKISDERWNTALDLLYDRRRDGYDPLQAYIKLFAEGEKLGAEKKSNAHLPVEERLKQRIIDGDRIGLEKDLDEAMQRYKPLEIINTILLDGMKVVGDLFGAGKMQLPFVLSSAETMKAAVAFLEPHMERVQGDSKGTIILATVKGDVHDIGKNLVDIILTNNGYTVHNLGIKQPIANVIDAFEKHGADAIGLSGLLVKSTLVMRDDLIVLNERSLTMPVILGGAALTRSYVEDDLRGIYKGPLAYAKDAFDGLALMNRLAEGQPLVEAGATAAARRKAGAESPVPLGVEAPPRSGVATTNPIPQPPFWGSRVIEKIDLQTVMPYINEKMLFGVQWQYTPAGRKKDEYDDYIRREVRPILHDLARRCAKEKILVPQAIYGYWPCNSDGADLILYEPPANGSPPARGREIMRFSFPRQPTPPYLCLSDFWRPIESGETDVVAFHIVTVGRAASEVARQWFEKNLYRDYLHLHGLGVEAAEALAEYMHKQIRMELGIADDDERDVRALFRQGYRGSRYSFGYPACPNLEDQAKLWPLLEPGRIGIELSEEFQLDPEQSTSAIITHHPEAKYFTIKGARVDEQLEQRLDVSPS; encoded by the coding sequence ATGCACTCGTCCTTAGACCACCCATTGTTGAACCTCCTTTCCCAGCGCGTCGTTGTCATCGACGGCGCGATGGGAACCAGCATTTACGCGCACGACTTGTCCGTCGACAAGGACTACTGCGGCTGCGAGAACTGCCCGGAAGTGCTGCTTAAGACCCGTCCCGATCTGATTGAGTCCATCCATGCCGACTTCTTGCGCGTCGGCGTCGATTGCGTAGAGACAAACACATTCGGGGCCAACAAGATCGTCCTCGCCGAGTTCGACATGGCCGACCAGACGCGGGTGCTCAACACCACGGCCGCCCGGATCGCGCGGCGCGCCTGCGACGGATTCAGCACGCCCGACCGGCCGCGCTTCGTGCTTGGGTCGATGGGGCCGGGCACAAAATTGCCGACGCTTGGGCACACGACGTTCGACATCCTTGAGGACAGCTACGCCGAACAGGCGCGCGGCCTGCTGGACGGCGGCGCGGATGCGTTCATCATCGAGACTTGTCAGGACATTCTGCAAACCAAGGCGGCCATCTGCGGCGCGACTCGCGCCATGCAGGAGGCCGGCCGGCAGGTGCCCATCATCGCGCAGGTGACGATTGAAGTGACCGGGACCATGCTCGTCGGCACGGAAATCGGCGCTGCCATGACGGCGCTGGAGGCCTATCCGCAGGTCCAGGTCATTGGTCTGAACTGCGCCACCGGCCCGCAGGAGATGTCCGAACACGTGCGGTTTCTCGGCCGGCACTGCACGCGTTATGTCAGCGTCGTACCCAACGCCGGCCTGCCGCAATTGGTCGACGGCAGGACGCATTATGCCCTTACGCCGCACGAACTGGCCCGCTGGTTGAAGGAGTTTGTCGTTACCGACGGCGTGAATCTCGTCGGCGGCTGCTGCGGCACGACACCGGCGCACCTCGCGGCGGTGGTTGAAGCGGTCCATGGTCTTCAACCCGCGCCGCGCAAACCGCTGCACCAGCCAAGCGTGTCGAGCATCTATCAGGCTGTCACGCTTCGTCAGGACAACAGCTTCCTTATCGTCGGCGAACGCAGCAATACCAACGGCAGCAAGAAATTCCGCGACCTCCTGCTGGCCGGCGACCTCGACGGGCTGGTCGATGTCGGCCGTGAGCAGGTGAAGGAGGGCGCGCACGTCCTGGATGTCTGCGTGGACTATGTCGGGCGCGACGGCGTGCCCGACATGGAAAAACTGGTCGCGCGGTATGCCCAGGACGTGACCGTGCCGTTGATGCTGGACTCGACCGAGTGGCAAGTGCTTGAGGCCGGACTGAAACGCGCCGGCGGCAAGTGCATCGTCAATTCGGTGAATCTCGAAGATGGCGAAGAGAAGCTCGAGCGCGTCTGCCCCCTGCTCCGCAAGTATGGTGCGGCTGTGGTCGCACTGACCATCGACGAAGACCCGGCCGAGGCGATGGCGAAGACGGCCGACCGCAAGATTGAGATTGCGAAGCGGCTGCATGACCTGCTGACCAACAAGTACGGCATCGCCGAGGAAGACATCTTGTTTGACTGCCTGACGTTCCCGGTCACGACGGGCACAGAGGCCGATCGGCGGCTGGCATTGGAAACGCTCGACGGCATCGAGCGGATCATGACGGAGATGCCGCGCTGCGGCTCGATTCTCGGCTTAAGCAATGTGAGCTTCGGCTTATCGCCCGCGGCTCGGGCCGTGCTGAACAGCGTCTTCCTGCATGAGGCGATGCAGCGTGGCCTGACGGCGGCGATTGTTCATGCCAGCAAGATTCTGCCGCGAAACAAAATTTCCGACGAGCGGTGGAACACGGCGCTGGACCTGCTCTACGACCGGCGGCGCGACGGTTACGACCCGCTCCAGGCGTACATCAAACTCTTCGCCGAGGGGGAAAAGCTCGGCGCGGAGAAAAAATCCAACGCGCATCTGCCTGTCGAAGAGCGGCTCAAGCAGCGCATCATCGACGGCGATCGCATCGGCCTGGAGAAAGACCTCGACGAAGCAATGCAGCGCTACAAACCGCTGGAGATCATCAACACGATTCTGCTCGACGGCATGAAAGTTGTGGGTGATTTGTTCGGCGCGGGCAAGATGCAACTGCCGTTCGTGTTGTCCAGCGCCGAGACGATGAAGGCTGCCGTTGCTTTCCTCGAACCGCACATGGAGCGTGTGCAGGGTGACAGCAAGGGAACCATTATTCTCGCGACCGTCAAGGGCGACGTGCACGACATCGGCAAGAATCTCGTCGACATCATCCTGACCAACAACGGCTACACCGTCCACAATCTCGGCATCAAGCAGCCGATCGCGAATGTCATTGACGCGTTTGAGAAGCATGGCGCCGACGCAATCGGCCTGTCCGGCCTGCTGGTTAAATCCACGCTTGTCATGCGCGACGATCTGATCGTATTGAACGAGCGTAGCCTGACGATGCCCGTGATTCTCGGCGGCGCTGCGCTGACGCGCAGCTACGTTGAAGACGATCTGCGCGGAATTTACAAAGGCCCGCTGGCCTACGCGAAGGATGCCTTTGACGGTCTTGCTCTGATGAACCGGCTCGCTGAAGGCCAACCGCTCGTGGAGGCCGGCGCGACCGCCGCTGCTCGGCGAAAGGCCGGCGCAGAATCCCCGGTGCCGCTCGGCGTGGAGGCGCCGCCGCGCAGCGGCGTGGCGACGACCAATCCCATTCCGCAACCGCCCTTCTGGGGCTCGCGCGTCATCGAAAAGATCGACCTGCAAACCGTCATGCCGTACATCAATGAGAAAATGCTCTTTGGCGTGCAATGGCAATACACGCCGGCCGGTCGCAAGAAGGACGAATACGATGACTACATCCGTCGCGAGGTGCGCCCCATCCTGCATGACCTCGCTCGCCGCTGTGCGAAGGAGAAAATCCTCGTGCCGCAGGCGATCTACGGCTACTGGCCCTGCAACAGCGATGGAGCCGATCTCATCCTTTATGAGCCGCCCGCCAATGGATCGCCGCCGGCGCGCGGCCGCGAGATCATGCGCTTCAGCTTCCCTCGCCAACCGACGCCGCCGTACTTGTGCCTCTCTGATTTCTGGCGGCCGATTGAAAGTGGCGAAACAGACGTCGTCGCTTTTCACATCGTGACAGTGGGCCGCGCGGCAAGCGAGGTGGCTCGCCAGTGGTTTGAGAAGAACTTGTATCGCGACTACCTGCACCTGCACGGCCTGGGCGTCGAAGCAGCCGAGGCACTGGCTGAATACATGCACAAGCAGATTCGCATGGAACTGGGAATCGCCGATGACGACGAGCGTGATGTTCGCGCGTTGTTCCGGCAGGGATATCGCGGCAGCCGCTACAGTTTCGGCTACCCCGCCTGCCCGAACCTGGAGGATCAGGCGAAACTCTGGCCGCTCCTGGAGCCGGGTCGGATCGGCATCGAATTGAGCGAGGAGTTCCAACTCGACCCCGAGCAAAGCACCAGCGCAATCATTACCCACCACCCGGAAGCGAAGTACTTCACGATCAAGGGTGCCCGCGTGGACGAGCAGTTGGAACAACGACTCGACGTCTCTCCTTCGTAA
- the fabF_2 gene encoding 3-oxoacyl-[acyl-carrier-protein] synthase 2 has product MSSKRVVITGLGVVSPLGIGIEPTFEALVEKRGGVGRITAFDPTKFTSQIAGEVRELRVADVIPKGYRKAAKVMARDIELAVVAAYHAVKDAGLKTKCMVDRGEGEGLATVDHTRFGANIGAGLICADLTELAGALATSAERQDAASNRGFSLKKWGAEGMSNLTPLWLLKFLPNMLACHVTIVHDCQGPSNTITCGEASSHLAIGEAYRTIQRGTADICICGGAESKLNPMGLMRQSLLGRLVTDSNESPLTACRPFDASRKGSVISEGGGLLILEELEHAKKRGAKIYAELVGFGAATNASHWLTPQADGRAIAMAMRKALADAGASAEQVGLISTPGIGTPSHDASEAAAVHAVLGGRAKSVPVLATKGSMGNNGAGSGAIDLAVAIMALKRGVIPPSLNTKQVDPACNLNVVCGDPTDCRADLVLSAAAALSGGQTAALAIRRYQE; this is encoded by the coding sequence ATGTCCAGCAAACGCGTCGTCATCACCGGCCTGGGGGTGGTCAGCCCCCTGGGCATCGGCATCGAGCCGACGTTCGAGGCCCTGGTCGAGAAGCGGGGCGGCGTCGGACGTATCACCGCCTTTGACCCGACGAAGTTCACCTCACAGATCGCCGGCGAGGTCCGCGAGCTGCGCGTCGCCGATGTCATACCCAAGGGCTACCGCAAAGCAGCGAAGGTCATGGCGCGCGACATCGAGTTGGCCGTCGTCGCGGCCTATCACGCGGTGAAAGATGCAGGCCTCAAGACCAAGTGCATGGTCGATCGCGGCGAAGGCGAGGGGCTGGCGACGGTCGATCACACACGCTTTGGAGCGAACATCGGCGCCGGACTCATTTGCGCCGACCTCACCGAACTGGCCGGCGCGCTGGCGACGTCCGCCGAGCGCCAGGATGCGGCAAGCAATCGCGGCTTCTCGTTGAAAAAATGGGGCGCCGAGGGCATGAGCAACCTGACCCCGCTTTGGCTGCTCAAGTTCCTTCCGAACATGCTCGCCTGTCACGTGACGATTGTCCATGACTGTCAGGGGCCGTCCAATACGATCACCTGCGGCGAGGCCAGTTCTCATCTCGCCATCGGTGAGGCGTATCGCACGATCCAGCGCGGCACGGCCGACATCTGCATCTGCGGCGGCGCCGAAAGCAAGCTCAACCCGATGGGGCTGATGCGGCAATCGCTGCTCGGTCGGCTCGTTACCGATTCGAACGAATCGCCGCTGACCGCGTGCCGGCCGTTCGATGCCTCGCGCAAGGGAAGCGTCATCAGCGAGGGGGGCGGCCTGCTCATTCTTGAAGAGCTCGAGCACGCGAAGAAGCGCGGCGCCAAAATCTACGCGGAGCTGGTCGGATTCGGCGCAGCCACCAACGCGAGTCACTGGCTCACGCCGCAGGCCGACGGACGCGCGATCGCGATGGCCATGCGCAAGGCGCTGGCCGATGCGGGCGCTTCGGCCGAACAAGTCGGTTTAATCAGCACACCCGGCATCGGCACGCCATCGCACGACGCTTCGGAAGCGGCCGCGGTTCATGCTGTGCTCGGTGGGCGCGCCAAGTCCGTGCCCGTCCTCGCCACGAAGGGGTCGATGGGAAACAACGGCGCGGGCAGCGGTGCGATTGATTTGGCAGTCGCCATCATGGCGCTGAAGCGCGGGGTGATTCCGCCTTCGTTGAATACGAAGCAAGTGGACCCCGCATGCAATCTCAACGTGGTGTGCGGCGACCCGACCGATTGCCGCGCGGACCTGGTCCTGTCGGCTGCGGCGGCGCTATCAGGCGGGCAAACGGCGGCCTTGGCGATCCGGAGGTATCAGGAATGA